A window of Candidatus Nealsonbacteria bacterium genomic DNA:
CAGGAAAAAGGCAAAATTGATTCAAGATTATAAGCTGGTTGAAGCTATAGATAATTCTGATATTGATCCGCAAAAGAAGCTAGCCCTTCATTATCTGGCCAAAACCACGGTAACCTCAAAATCAAGATGGAACGCAGGAATTATCTTCATCTTCTCTTTTATAGCTTTACTCATAGGTATTTTCATGGATATCTATGGTATTTAAATGAACAATCTTCTAATTTTGTCGCACCAGAGCTGAGCACGGTGCTGGACCAGTCCCGAACTGAACTTCGTTCTAATCCGGGGCTTTATGCGGGGTAAATTTTTTGGTATAATGCAATAATGAAGCAAACAAGATAAAAACAAATATGAAATTTTCTCTTAAAACAACCAATTTAGAATTAACTCCTGATCTTTCCAGTCATATTGAGACAACGATGAACAGTTTGGATAAATTTATTGAGAATGCGGATTCAGTTGTCCGGGCCTGGGTGGAGATTGGTCGAATTTCTCAACACCATAGATCGGGAAAAATCTATCGAGCTGAAGTTCAGGTTCATTTACTCGGAAAATCAGTGCGTTCCGAAGCAGTAGCAAAGACAATTTTCCAGGCCATTAATGAGGTGAAAGACGAATTGCAGCGGGAATTAAAACAATATAAAGGAAAAAAAATAGCCGAACGAAAAAGAGGAGGCAGAAGAAATTTAAAAAAGTAATTAAAGGAAGAATTCATGGGCAATAAAACAATTCAAAAATTTAAAAAGCCAGGTAAACGACCAATTATTAAACGCTTAATGCCTCGACGTAAGCCCTCTCGGCTCAAAGGAAAAGTGCAGAACGTTGGCATTAAACCGGTTCAGAAAAAGAAAAAAAGATAAAGCTTATAAAATGAAAAGCCCATCGCTGGGACGTAAAGTGCCCCGTGGGGACCACGTCCCTTTACGGGGCATTTTTTATTTCAGATTGATGAACTATTTCCAATCCCTATTTGAGCGCGGTCTACTCCGAGTTTACCTGTGGTGAGCTTGTGGAATCCATCGGAGGGTTCGGAGAGACTGAGCCGGGTCAGTCGACATTGAATCAATCTAGAGCCACCGCCCGAGAGCTGTCAGCCTTGGGTTTTGCTATTCTGATTTTAATAAATAAGAGGATGGCTAAGGCCAAACCTCTTTTTTGTTTGTCTTGAGGCGGAAAGAATAGTAAAATAGTAGAAAGATATAAAGACCAAGCAGATTTAAAATGTCCTCTAATTTTAAAAAAGAAAAATTAAAATTAATTTTACTCAAAATGTCAAAGTTGGTTGAACCGACAATCAGAGAGCTTTTATCTTCCCGTCTTGATAAGAAAACTCAAGAGATCTCTAATTATCAAATTTTGACTGGTGGGAAGAGATTAAGGCCAGCCCTAGCAATAATATCCTGCCAATTACTTGGCGGAAAGGTAAAAGACGTTTTATATCCGGCAGCCAGCTTGGAAATTCTCCACAATTATACTTTAATTGTTGATGATATGATAGATAATGGTGTTTTAAGAAGGGGAAGACCTACACTTTGGGTAAAATTTGGGCAATCTATTGCTCAATGTATAACCATCGATTATGCAGCCTTTCTCTTTCAAGGAGCAATAAGGTCAAGAGAGCCAATTAAAATTTCTGAGCTTTTAGCTGAGACAATACAAAAACTGGTAGATGGTGAAATTTTAGATATTTTATTTGAGCAGACAGGGAGAACTGAAGAGCCATATGTGGCAAAGAACAGATATAAAAAAATCACTGAAAAAGATTATTTAAAGATGGTCAGCAATAAAACAGCTTCTTTATTCCAGACCAGCTGTGAGATAGGTGGAATTTGCGCTGGGGCTAAAAAAGAAAAGATAAATGCACTCAAAAAATACGGATTTAATTTAGGGATGGCTTTTCAAATTCAAGATGATATTTTAGATATCTTTGGAGAAGAAAAAGCTTTTGGCAAAAAAGTAGGTAAGGACATTGAAGAAAGAAAAGGAGGAAACATAATCATTCTCTTTACATTAAAAGAGTTAAATTCGATTAATAAAAAGAAACTCTTAAAAATATTAAGAAAAAAAGGCAAAATAACTAAAAGAGATATCAAAGAAACGATAAGCTTAATTAAAAAAACTAATAGTTATCAAAAAGCCTCTTCTTTAGGAATAAGCTTCTCTCAAAGAGCTAAAAATGCTTTGAGAAATTTGCCTCAAAATGAATGGAATATTATCTTAAAGAACCTGGCAGATTTTACTGTTGTGAGAGAAAAATAAATTAAATTGTGTTCAAATATAGTATTATGAAGACTGCCCATAAAACAATTGAATACCAAACCAAAGGCCTATTTGATTTTATTGATATCACCGATGAAGTAAAAACCTTTCTAAAAGAAAGCGAAATTAAAAATGGCCTTATTAATATCCAAACCCTTCATACTACGGTTGGCCTCATCCTTAATGAAAACGAACCCCTGTTAATTGAAGATATCAAAGCCCATTTAGAAAGAATCGCTCCCACTACCTTAAAATATAATCACGATGACTTCGGCAGAAGGACAGTAAATATATGTGATGATGAATGTATTAATGGCCATTCTCACTGCAAAGCCATTCATTTGCCGGTTAATCTCACTTTAAACCTTATTAATGGAGAAATTCAGCTTGGCCAATGGCAGAGAATTTTATTCGTTGAGCTGGATAAAGCTAGAAAAAGAAAAGTCCAAATTCAGATTATGGGAGAGTAAAGAATAGATATTATTACGATTTTCCGCCCCGGCTTCGCCGGGGCGGGTTTATTTTTAATGATTTTTGGTGCCTTTGGCGAAGCTTTATTTGTCTTAAACCGAAAATGGTAGTAAAATAGTAGAAAGATTATGGATTTCCAAGAAATTCAAAAAAAAGTTGTTGAGAACGTTTTCAATTATGGTAAAAAATACAATGTTGAGATTGACGAGGACTTTGTATTATTTAAGCTATATGAAGAAGTAGGGGAGTTGGCACAGTCCGTTTTAATCCACAGAAAGAAGTGTAGGCCCGAGAAATACCTTTCAGATGAAAAATCAAAAGAAGAATTAGCACACTGTTTAATTTAGCAGTAAGATATAGCGAATATTGGTTGGACGGAAATTCTAATAAGGTTGCGGAACAAAATACTTTTTTTGACGCAACCCCGGCCCCAGTCATAGTAAATTTTAACGATCTTTGGGAGACATTTAAAAGGATATATTCGAAAAACAGATCCGTTTATAAAAAAGTATTTAAAAATAATGTATTTAAAAAATTGGAAATTCTATACCACACAAATGAAAAAAATGTGAACTTTGACATAAAATTATGGGTGCTAATTTTATCAACCTATCTTTATGCTTATAAAAATGCGAACGCTCAATCAAGGAAAAGGCTGATAGATTCTCTGCCGGCTCTTTATTTAGGCAGAATCTCTTGCTTTGTTTTAGAAACTTCATCTATGAACAAAAATCAAGTTGAGAAAAAAATTATTAATGATCTTAAATATTTTAAAAACGAAAAAGAAAAATTGAGAACGCTCTGGATTAAATAAATTTAATCACGTTAAGCGGATAACTCACGTTTTTTGAGAGATCTTCTAGTATTTGATAGGTAGCTTTTGATCTTAGCTTCTTATGATTTGCAAGTTTTTGAATTTCCTCGAGACTCAACCAATTGACCCTAAGCACATCTTTTGCAAATTTCCCCTTTTTCCCCGAAGTTAATTTCCCTAAAAAATTAAATCGAACTGTCAACCCAGGCATATCGTCCCAATAAAAATAATATATATTTATAAGACTTTCTATTTGGCAATCATATCCGGTCTCTTCTTTTGTTTCTCTGACAGCAGCATCAAGAA
This region includes:
- a CDS encoding polyprenyl synthetase family protein, which translates into the protein MSSNFKKEKLKLILLKMSKLVEPTIRELLSSRLDKKTQEISNYQILTGGKRLRPALAIISCQLLGGKVKDVLYPAASLEILHNYTLIVDDMIDNGVLRRGRPTLWVKFGQSIAQCITIDYAAFLFQGAIRSREPIKISELLAETIQKLVDGEILDILFEQTGRTEEPYVAKNRYKKITEKDYLKMVSNKTASLFQTSCEIGGICAGAKKEKINALKKYGFNLGMAFQIQDDILDIFGEEKAFGKKVGKDIEERKGGNIIILFTLKELNSINKKKLLKILRKKGKITKRDIKETISLIKKTNSYQKASSLGISFSQRAKNALRNLPQNEWNIILKNLADFTVVREK
- the raiA gene encoding ribosome-associated translation inhibitor RaiA; the encoded protein is MKFSLKTTNLELTPDLSSHIETTMNSLDKFIENADSVVRAWVEIGRISQHHRSGKIYRAEVQVHLLGKSVRSEAVAKTIFQAINEVKDELQRELKQYKGKKIAERKRGGRRNLKK
- a CDS encoding YjbQ family protein is translated as MKTAHKTIEYQTKGLFDFIDITDEVKTFLKESEIKNGLINIQTLHTTVGLILNENEPLLIEDIKAHLERIAPTTLKYNHDDFGRRTVNICDDECINGHSHCKAIHLPVNLTLNLINGEIQLGQWQRILFVELDKARKRKVQIQIMGE
- a CDS encoding NUDIX domain-containing protein, which produces MEKRSILNQSKIVNIICSVAIQKDGKYALIKEAKKEVRNLWNFPSGKVMLNENLLDAAVRETKEETGYDCQIESLINIYYFYWDDMPGLTVRFNFLGKLTSGKKGKFAKDVLRVNWLSLEEIQKLANHKKLRSKATYQILEDLSKNVSYPLNVIKFI